One segment of Desulfonatronum sp. SC1 DNA contains the following:
- a CDS encoding DUF721 domain-containing protein, with amino-acid sequence MTYQARDILHDFWNRAERRLQWRLAEIWSSWPTVVGPEIADMAKPLGRNKTTLLLGVEDPMVMQEMHFHAPTILRAVNAALGEKIFDKVRLDLLGGRSSLVAVADAIGNALREGRKTASRFSPEIYAQAGVKLEGTNHPDKRFSAVPALERCYRKYVRSLEQVKSRTENEPCAATTNRVDGRPE; translated from the coding sequence ATGACGTACCAGGCACGCGACATCCTCCATGATTTTTGGAACAGGGCGGAGCGTCGGCTCCAGTGGCGGCTTGCCGAAATCTGGTCGTCCTGGCCCACTGTGGTCGGTCCCGAAATCGCGGATATGGCCAAACCCTTGGGTCGCAACAAGACCACACTGCTGCTGGGCGTCGAGGATCCCATGGTAATGCAGGAGATGCATTTCCACGCGCCGACGATTCTGCGAGCCGTCAATGCCGCCTTGGGAGAAAAAATCTTTGACAAGGTCCGCCTTGATCTGCTAGGAGGCCGATCTTCCTTGGTCGCGGTCGCGGATGCAATTGGAAACGCTTTGCGGGAAGGAAGAAAGACCGCTTCGCGCTTTTCGCCGGAGATATATGCGCAAGCAGGCGTGAAGCTGGAAGGAACGAACCACCCGGACAAACGGTTTTCCGCCGTCCCAGCGCTCGAGCGTTGTTACCGGAAATATGTTCGATCGCTTGAACAGGTGAAATCGCGTACCGAAAACGAACCATGCGCGGCAACAACGAACCGGGTGGATGGCCGCCCCGAGTGA